The following coding sequences are from one Mytilus trossulus isolate FHL-02 chromosome 8, PNRI_Mtr1.1.1.hap1, whole genome shotgun sequence window:
- the LOC134681753 gene encoding uncharacterized protein LOC134681753 encodes MIFILKFVMFQLVYLHINACTDLELLTNPVVFNEKVQLACKANGTEIPLDKPHSRSWSGGPYNALLCMNGISANRLKYNEIPGKDKSQYILEINSFSESDVDCEYKCQFGVDITRKTLQLNEEDYEYIPSPETTTVTATLQHGHFRVNVHFDKIWPTPICEIIFEKINFGKRIEMSKRKNGKLYAVDISLQHAFRKEDCNGEMVISCKIGTKHIEVQRKQFNTCPINGHSKKSSFLNDYALIALVVAVFMILVMVFVIMVFLIIKQKGYISSICEELCFYSRKTRYETQEIPSPDVTDVRIHLTSEQQH; translated from the exons CTGACTTGGAACTGCTAACGAATCCTGTGGTATTTAATGAAAAAGTACAACTTGCATGCAAAGCAAACGGAACCGAGATTCCGCTTGATAAACCACACAGCAGAAGCTGGTCAGGTGGACCCTATAATGCATTATTGTGTATGAATGGCATTTCTGCAAACCGTTTGAAATATAATGAGATACCAGGAAAAGACAAAtctcaatacatcttagaaataAACAGCTTTTCGGAGTCTGATGTAGATTGTGAATATAAATGTCAATTTGGTGTAGATATAACACGAAAAACACTTCAGCTCAACGAGGAGGACTATGAAT atATACCATCACCAGAAACAACTACTGTAACTGCAACTTTACAGCATGGACATTTCCGTGTAaacgttcattttgataaaatatggcCGACTCCAATTTGTGAAATCATATTTGAG AAAATCAACTTTGGAAAACGTATTGAAATGTCAAAAaggaaaaatggaaaattatatGCTGTGGATATTAGTCTACAGCATGCCTTCAGAAAAGAAGACTGCAATGGTGAAATGGTAATTTCGTGTAAGATTGGAACAAAACACATCGAAGTTCAGAGAAAACAATTCAACACATGCCCAATCAATG GTCATAGCAAGAAGAGCAGCTTTCTTAACGATTACGCGCTTATAGCACTGGTAGTTGCTGTGTTTATGATTTTAGTTATGGTTTTTGTCATTATGGTTTTCctgataattaaacaaaaaggcTACATCAGTTCAATTTGTGaggaattatgtttttattctaGGAAAACTCGTTACGAAACACAAGAGATACCATCACCGGACGTAACAGATGTGAGAATTCATTTGACCTCAGAGCAACAACATTGA
- the LOC134727476 gene encoding titin-like: MHIHKSIFVTQVFCLLFMFTDADTLYIKEGSITTLVCPLKSTIHKAQWVGPKSLTSYSDGAHIKNTLNNYEKLRITGNHRIGEYNLEIKKFSAADEGLYRCNNINGSTAVHIDYYLEIYRLPSNISVMNTSTDGLLEVNEGQSSQLLCSVDSGNPPEDMKWVNNDSVLVFGGPTLLLYEFVPVVDDHLQIYICFANNSNTEITVEYQVQLYVRELPYTTIQPVGSTVIEAAKGKYINLQCEYKTNVEPYKLVWIFNNDTILGESSDKVTLNGTLHITNVSRTNTGTYRCNVYNTVGMGNAEVNVLVTYKPELVSYAPLVFKTEINKPAQISISIRSFEKPTASWTVSSEENLQVGLLSVKETQKDMFVIEGKIVPSTHPHFGKYGISVRNRVGSVHADITLDYTDIRVLTSPRKYTCSRGFSTTLNCLVNTKLYKEWSCVWQHFYNDEFIRTLPCNVKGGVSHLHFEFCNNMDTGIYKCILETPTWNFSSDAELSIKGPPIILKSEVNRYSNYIMLSTYFVSHSPAKSTSWFFNDGKKESLIKSKSTIFQIVSIRSSSDIVIYDKKVQIDCIRTDLKLLDAKSYKEGWFVCLIRNRFGSSEKVFNTTHNSTFSRESLKTTDSHSEALYSSTFSLNSSEVNHEAIDSAKDTSTVIYLICGLTLLVALTSAGATWQYKAFSKGTTTIQTEIQISNGIALQNVRCSTSSDDIYEEICNENAGACLPSISGQKLEGEIDDERLKTATDPISAPYINVYEDLDDESTDRNQNKSEHYKTISCEMPIIDHDSDDENYLIPGPAYLIVIDSDQEKEEKSCDSNAYKLII; the protein is encoded by the exons ATGCATATACACAAATCGATTTTTGTCACACAAG TGTTCTGTCTGCTGTTCATGTTCACAGATGCTGACACTTTGTATATAAAAGAGGGATCAATCACGACACTAGTGTGTCCATTAAAATCAACAATTCACAAAGCACAATGGGTTGGACCAAAATCACTAACATCTTACAGTGATGGGGCACATATAAAGAATACACTGAATAATTATGAAAAACTACGTATAACTGGAAACCATAGAATTGGAGAATACAATTTAGAAATCAAGAAGTTTTCAGCTGCAGACGAAGGCCTCTACCGTTGTAATAACATAAATGGTTCCACAGCTGTACATATCGACTATTATCTAGAAATTTACA GGTTACCAAGTAATATTTCTGTGATGAATACTTCGACAGATGGACTTCTAGAAGTAAATGAGGGTCAAAGTAGCCAGCTATTATGTAGTGTGGATAGTGGTAACCCGCCAGAGGATATGAAGTGGGTCAATAATGACTCAGTACTGGTTTTTGGAGGACCGACCCTTCTTCTGTATGAATTTGTTCCTGTGGTTGACGATCatttgcaaatatatatatgtttcgcTAACAACAGCAACACGGAAATTACAGTTGAATACCAAGTCCAACTTTATGTGAGAG AGCTACCATATACAACTATTCAACCTGTTGGTTCTACTGTAATTGAAGCTGCTAAAGGGAAATACATTAATTTGCAATGTGAATATAAAACTAACGTCGAACCTTATAAACTGGTTTGGATATTCAATAATGACACTATTCTGGGTGAATCTTCTGATAAAGTTACATTAAATGGCACTTTACATATTACCAATGTAAGCAGAACTAACACAGGGACTTACAGATGTAACGTTTACAACACTGTTGGGATGGGGAATGCTGAAGTAAACGTACTTGTAACAT ATAAGCCAGAACTTGTTTCATACGCTcctcttgtttttaaaactgaaataaataaaccagcacaaatttcaatttctatAAGAAGTTTTGAAAAACCAACTGCTTCATGGACTGTATCAAGTGAAGAAAATCTTCAGGTTGGTTTATTGAGTGTAAAAGAAACACAGAAAGACATGTTTGTCATTGAGGGAAAGATAGTTCCAAGTACTCATCCTCATTTTGGGAAATATGGAATCAGTGTTAGAAATAGAGTTGGAAGTGTTCATGCAGATATAACGCTTGATTATACAG ACATCCGGGTATTGACATCACCAAGGAAATACACTTGCAGCAGAGGCTTTTCGACAACTTTGAATTGCCTTGTCAATACGAAATTATACAAAGAATGGTCTTGTGTTTGGCAGCACTTTTACAATGATGAATTCATAAGGACTTTGCCATGCAATGTAAAGGGTGGCGTTTCtcatttacattttgaattttgtaacaacaTGGATACTggtatttataaatgtattttggaAACACCAACATGGAATTTTTCTTCAGACGCAGAACTGTCTATCAAAG gGCCACCCATTATATTGAAAAGCGAAGTGAATAGATATAGCAATTACATTATGTTATCAACTTACTTTGTATCTCATTCTCCAGCTAAGAGTACATCTTGGTTTTTCAATGACGGAAAAAAAGAAAGTCTAATCAAATCAAAGTCTACGATTTTTCAAATCGTATCTATAAGGTCATCTTCTGATATCGTTATTTACGATAAAAAGGTTCAAATAGATTGTATAAGAACTGATCTTAAATTACTCGACGCTAAAAGTTATAAAGAAGGTTGGTTTGTATGCCTCATAAGAAACAGATTTGGTAGTAgtgaaaaagtatttaataCAACACACAATTCTACATTTTCAAGAGAGTCACTTAAGACAACGGATAGTCACAGCGAGGCCTTATACAGTAGTACGTTTTCATTGAATTCATCTGAAGTAAACCACGAAG CAATTGATTCAGCAAAAGATACTTCAACAGTCATATACTTAATATGTGGACTAACTCTACTAGTTGCTCTGACGTCAGCTGGAGCAACGTGGCAATACAAAGCCTTTTCAAAAG GAACGACAACTATTCAAACAGAGATACAAATAAG TAATGGTATTGCCCTTCAGAATGTCAGATGTTCAACGTCATCGGATGATATATATGAAGAAATATGCAACGAAAACGCTGGCGCATGTCTACCATCTATCTCTGGACAAAAATTAGAGGGAGAAATAGACGATGAACGTTTGAAAACCGCCACAGACCCTATTTCTGCCCCATACATTAATGTATACGAGGATTTGGATGACGAATCTACGGACAGAAATCAGAACAAGAGTGAACATTACAAAACAATCAGTTGTGAAATGCCAATTATAGATCATGATTCAGACGACGAAAATTACCTTATTCCTGGACCAGCATATTTGATTGTAATTGACTCTGatcaagaaaaagaagaaaaatcatGTGATTCTAATGCATATAaactaattatataa